The Paenibacillus dendritiformis region GCAATGATCCTCCTTCGATACAAAAATCGCCAACCGCTTCTTCTGGCTGACCCGCGAAAAACGCCACTCCATCTTGAATTCTTCCGCGATGACGCGGAAGTCCTCCTCCATCTGCGGCAGGCGCTGCTCCAATCCGGCCATGTCGAACTCGATCCGCATGAAGAACATGCCGCCCTCCGGATCCAATGTATATTGATCCGACTGAACGATATTCGCTTCATGCTCGTACAGGAAGCGCGATACCGCCGCGACAATCCCCGCCCGATCCGGGCAGGAGATAAGCAAGCGCGCGCGGTTCCGCGTGTTCTCGCCAGCCTGCTCGCGGGCGTGAACCATCGTATGCTGGTGCTTCATTAGCCTATGTCCTCCACTGCTCCAATATTGGTCTATCGTTCTCTTTATTCACATTTCTTATATCTAGTATCTAGGCATCGCTAACGGCCATCGCGGCCCGCGGGGCCCGCAAGCGCTATTCCGCAGCTTGTCCCGTATACCATGCGGTAATACGCTGATTAATCTCTTCTTCCGTTCGATCCGGCAGCAGTTCCGCATCGACGATCATATCGTACAGACGCTCCATCGGCTCGCGCGGATCGGCCTTCTTCGCCTTCGCATCGTTTTTGAGCACATTCCACGTCTCAAGCACGAATTCGCGGCAATGGACATCCTGCTTCTCGAAGAAGTGACGCATCCGCTCGACGTCCGCCCAGAACTCCTCGCCGAAGCGCTCCTTGGCATCGCCGCGCAGAAGCGCGATCTCCGCCTCGTACATCGGGCGCTGCTGCTTCGGATCTTTGCCGATCCAGGGCGTCTCCAGAATGAACGGTCTGCCGAGCAGCGCTTCATGCTGCACGACATTGCGAATCGCGTCGAAGCCGAGATAGCCCGCTCCGATCGGGGCATGGCGGTCTTTGCCTGCTCCGGTCGGATTTTTGCTGTCATTGATATGAACGACGGCGATGCGGCCGAGGCCGATCACGCGGTCGAACTCCTCCAGCACGCCGTCCAGATCGTTGACGATATCGTAGCCGGCATCATGGATATGGCAGGTGTCCAGACAGACGGTCAGGCGGCCGTTGTCCTCGACCTTGTCGATAATCGCCGCGATCTCCTCGAAGCTCCGGCCGACCTCGGTGCCTTTGCCCGCCATCGTCTCCAGCGCGATATTCACCTTCGTCTCCTTCGTGTTCCGCAGAACTTCATTCAAGCCTTCCGCAATGCGGCTGATCCCGTATTCCGCATCCTTGTCCGTATAGGCGCCCGGATGAAGCACGATATTGTTGACGCCGATGCAATCCGTGCGGTGAATCTCATCCTGCAGGAACGACACGGCCAATTCGAACGTCTGGGGCTTGTACGATCCAAGATTGATAATATAAGGCGCGTGCACCACGATTTCGTCGATGCCGTGCTTGTTCATCAGTTCCTTGCCTTCCTCGATGAACAGCTTGTCAATCGGTTTGCGCCGCGTATTTTGAGGCGCTCCGGTATATATCATGAACGAGCTGGAGCCATAGCTTATCGCTTCCTTCGTCGCCGTCAACAGCCCTTTTTCGGAAAAGGATACATGAGATCCAATCTTCAGCATACGTTCTCTCCTCTCAAATCATTTCCCTTATTCTACAAGGATTATCGAAATAAATCTAGGAATGCGGTATAATTTCTATAGCTATCATTTATGTTCATATAAAGCTGATTTCGGAACGAATCTTAGGAAAAATAAGCGCGCAAAGGGAATAGATTATCATCCGGTGAGGTGAATTGGTGTGCATTCTTTCTTCTATTTACCACTGGCGGCCGAGGCGCCTAACACGTGGTTCATGAATTCTATCGCGTTCTGGACATTCGTTCTTCTTGGGCTCATGGCGATCGGCGGATTTTTCATGTTCCGCAAATTTCTCAAAGTGCTGCCAAAGAGCGACGGGATGTCCAAGCTCGACTGGCAAAATTACTGGGTGGAGCGAAGCCGGGATCTGTGGACGGAAGATACGAAGGCGTTCCTGGATATGCTGGTTGCCCCGGTTCCGAAGCCGTTCCGCGATATCGCGCGCCACTCCATCGCCGCCAAGATCGGCGAAGTCGCCATTGAGAGCGGCGCCGACGAAGTAACCCGCGAACACTGCATCAAGGGATATATTATGGCGACGCCGAAGCGGGACTACCGCAGCCTTGTCCGCTACCTGGACAAAAACAACATCGACTATAGTCCATACCAGCATCTGTTGAACAAATAGATGGCCGCTGCCAGGGCATCCGTTCGAGGGGGGGATTGGATTGAAAATCATGATTAGCGGCGGTACCGGACTGATCGGGAAAGCGCTGTACAAAGCATGGCTGGAGCAAGGACATGAGATCATTATTTTGTCGCGCTCCGGCACGAAGCTGCGGGCGAAGGAGACTCACCCGCATATTCATGTCGTCAGCTGGTCCGAACTGGAGAATCATCCCCCAAGCTGCAGCGACGTCGACGTGGTGGTCAATCTGGCCGGCGAGACGATCAGCCAGCGCTGGACAGTGACAGCGAAGAACCGGATCGTCGCTTCGCGCATCGTGCCCGCCCGCAGGCTGGCGGAATGGGCAGAGCAGCAGCCGCGCAAGCTCCCCTTGCTCATCAACGCCTCAGGCAGCTCGGGCTACGGTTCGTCCGAGACGGTGGTCTTCGACGAAGAGAGCCCGCTTGCGGGGCAAGATTTTTTGTCGGATGTGATCCGGCAATGGGAGGCGGCGGCTGACGCGATTCCCGCCGAACGGCGCGTCAAGCTCCGCATCGCCCCCGTACTCTCCAATGACGGCGGCGTCTTCCCTCTCATGAGGTTGCCCTACAAGCTCGGCTTCGGCGGTAAAATCGGGAGTGGGCGTCAGCCCTTCTCCTGGATTCATATCAACGATATGGTGCGGCTTATCGATTACGCCGTCCAGGAACCGTCCCTGTCCGGCCCCGTCAATGCCAGCGCTCCGGATGCGGTGACGAATGATGAGTTCGGCCGGAAGCTGGGGGCCGTCTATCGTCGTCCGCACTGGTTCCCCGCTCCCGCCTGGGCGATCAAGCTGGCGCTCGGCGAGATGTCGATGCTGATACTGGAAGGGCAGCGGGTCTATCCAGCCGCCGCCTTGAACGCCGGCTTCACCTTCCGATACGGGCAGCTGGATGAAGCATTGCAGGCGCTGCGGGACGAGTAAGCGCAGCCCCTCGTTATTTTTCACGCGCGTGCTTCTAGATAGCGAACAGCGGCATGATCCGGATGATCGCATCACGATACGGCATGCCGAGTTCATATCACATAGTAAACGGTGCCTGTCCTTGAGACAGACGCCGTTTTTTGCGTTTCCCGCTTCTCTGCCTGTTCCTGGTCGATAGATTCTTTTGCCCAAAATGAATTCAACTTTTAATGTTGACTTATCCGATCGGATTAATTAAAATTTGGCTTACATTTCAATGATTTTCCATCTCATCGTTCAGGAGGTAATTCATTCATGGCCAAATTGATCCGCACGCTCGTCCTGCTGTCCCTTATCGGAGGCTTGCTCGCAGGCTGCGGGGCCCAGCCGCCTGCCGCTTCCGGCAAGGAGTCTGCCGCCGCCGCTCCCGTCAGCACGAGCGTTCAACATTTGGGCACCGATGTCATTCCCGCTTCGGATATCAGCAAGCTGCCGGAAGCAGCCAAGAAGCGCAGCGATACATTTGTCGCCGGCTTGATCGAGCCAAGCGGTGCGTTCACGCCGCATTTCCACCAGAGCGGCTATGACGGCAATGTCGCATCCGTCCTGTTCGCTCCGCTGGTCACCGTCGACAAGACGGGGCTCCCTATTCCGCTGCTGGCAGAGAAGTGGGAGATATCTCCCGACCAGCTTACGTACACATATACGCTGCGCAAAGGCTTAAAGTTCAGCGACGGTTCGCCGCTGACCGCAGACGATGTCGCCTTTACGCTGACGATTCTGCACGACAAGTCCTATGACGGGGGCACAGACATTTTCCAGACTCATATCAAAGGCGGGCTGGCCTACAAGGAGGGCAAGGCTGATACGATCGAAGGCATTAGGGTCATCGATCCGTTGACAATTGAGATCACGACAGAGCAAGTGAACGCGACCGCTCTGCTCACCCTTGGCGGCATGGTGCTGTCGAAGGCCTATTATGGCAAAGACTACGTACCCGGACATCTCGACTACATTCGCGAGCTTCATGCGAAGCCGGTGGGCGCCGGCCCATACAAGCTGGAGAAGCATCTGCCGGGGCAGGAAATCCGGTTTATTGCCAACGAGCATTACTTTGCCGGCAAGCCGCAGGTCGAACGGTTCATTTATAAGACGACGGAGGGCGACACGTTCCAATTTCTCGAGACGGGAGAGCAGGACTTCGCTTCCTTCGCGGCGACACAGGACAATCTGGAGAAGCTTCAGCGGCTCGGCTTCGTCAATCTGCAGTTGAACACCTCCAGCGCTTACGGCTATATCGCGTTCAACCACCACAAGCCGTATTTGAAGGATAAAAAGGTTCGCCAAGCGCTCATCTATGGACTGGATCGCAAGACGATCGTCGAAGGCGTGTCGCAAGGCTCCGCTCAAGTCGCCAACGTGCCTGTCGCTCCTACCTCCTGGGCCTACACGGAGGAAGGCATCAACCCGTACGACTATGATCCGGACAAAGCGAAGCAGCTGCTGGAGGAAGCGGGCTGGAAAGCCGGGGCACAGGGCATCCGGGAAAAAGACGGTCAGAAGCTGGTCATCCGCTATCTATCGTCCAAGAGCAAAAACAGCGACGCCTTCATCGCCATCGCCAAAGAAAATTACGAAGCGATCGGCATCCGATTCGAGCCGGAGCAGTTCGCCGACTTCAACTCGCTGCGGGCCAAGGTCGAGGGCGGAGATTACGATCTCGCCAGCTTCTCGACGCCGATGATCATCGATCCGGCATACGGCGTAGCGGATTTCTCCACGGAGGAAGCGGAAGGCTACTCCAATCCGACCGTCGACAAGCTCATTCAGGAAGGGCTGGGGATATTAGACACCGAGAAGCGGAAGGAAATCTACAAAAAGCTGTTTCAGGAGCTAAACGAGGATCCGCCGTACATTTTTTACAGCTATTCGAAGCTGCTCTACGCCTATAACGCCCGGGTACAGGGACTCGAGCCAAATCCGTACCGGGGGATCGCCACGAGTCTGCCGTCGATCCGCATCGAATAGAAAAGCATCCATCTCCCGCCTGATGCCATGGCGGCGCGCCTAAGCAGGCGGGCGGGATTCACTTTTATTCAAAGGGGGCGCATCAATTGGGCACGTACTTGCTGAGAAGAACGCTGTACATGCTGCTTACGCTGCTGGGCGCATCCGTCCTTATTTTTGCGCTGTACGCGCTGACGCCGGGCGATTTCGTCGACAACGACATGAATCTGACCCAAGCCCGGAAGCTCGAATTGAAAGAAATGTACGGTCTGAACAAGCCGATTATCGAACGTTACCTTATCTGGATAGGCAACGTGCTGAAAGGGGATTTCGGTTATTCTCTCCAGCACCAGCAGCCGATCACCACCTTGTTCAGCCAATATATTTGGAACTCTTTCCTGCTCGCGGCCGCTTCTACGTTCCTGACCTGGTTCATCGCCGTCATTATCGGCGTCTTGAGCGCCTATAAGCAATATTCATGGTTCGATCGGATCGTGACGATCAGCATCTTCGCCGCGATGTCGGTGCCGGTGTTCTTCATCGGGCTGTTCCTCATCAAGCTGCTGGCAGTGGATGCCAAGCTGCTTCCGCCAGGGGGCATGATTACGACCGGAAGCAATGCGACCGGACTGGCCTATATTATGGAGGTCGCGCATCATATGTTCCTGCCTGTCATGGTGATGACACTGCTCGGCACTGGCGGGCTGACTCGATATTTCCGAACGCATATGCTCGAGGCAATGAAGCAGGACTACGTGCGCACCGCGCGGGCCAAAGGAATGAAGGAGCGGGTGATTTTGTACCGTCATGCCTTGCGGAATGCGATGCTGCCGGCCATTACGCTCATCGGCTTCGAGCTGCCGGGGCTGTTCGGCGGATCGCTGATATTGGAGAAAATCTTCAATTGGCCGGGAATCGGCCAGTTATACATGCAGTCGTTCACCATGCGGGATTATCCCTTGCTCATGGGCTTCACAATGCTCATCGCGATCCTGACTGTTATCGGGACCTTGCTGTCCGACTTGCTGTATCGTGTCGCCGATCCGCGCGTTCGGCTGTAGGAAGGAGGAATCGATCATGACCAATTTATCGGTGACAGGAAAATTATCGCGCCGGCGTTCCGTTGCCCAGCCAGCGGCGAGGCCCTCGCTCTGGAGGCAGTCGCTCCAGCGGCTGCAGCGCAACAAGCTGGCGCTAAGCGGGTTGGCGGTCATTGCCTTCATGTTCACGGCCTGCTTCATCGGCCCCCTCTTCTCGCCCTATGCGGCAGGCAAAGTGAATCTGGCTGTCATGAATCAGGCGCCCAGCGCAGCGCACTGGCTCGGGACCGATCATCTGGGCCGCGATGTACTCACCCGCCTGCTGCAGGCCGGACGCATCTCCTTGACGGTCGGGCTGGCCTCTATGGTGCTGTCGGTCATCATTGGCACTGTGCTTGGCGCGATCGCGGGCTATTACCGCGGCGTGGTCGATCAGCTGATTATGCGAACCGCGGATCTGCTGATGACCATTCCCGGCCTGCCGCTGCTGTTCATTATCGGCGCCATTCTGTCCGAATGGAAGGTGCCGACCGATTACCGTCTATACATTGTCATGCTGATGCTCAGCCTCGTCGGATGGCCGGGGCTCGCCCGGCTGGTGCGCGGAGAGCTGCTCAGTCTGCGGGAACGGGACTTCATGCAAGCGGCGGAGGCGCTCGGTCTGAATGATCGCCGCAAGCTGTTCCACCATCTCCTGCCGAACCTGTTCCCCCTGTTGATCGTCGTGGCGACGCTCAGCACCGGCGGGGCGATTTTGAGCGAATCGGTGCTCAGCTACTTCGGCCTTGGCGTCATGCCGCCCACGCCGACATGGGGCAATATGATCGATGCCGCGAATTCGATCATCGATTTCGAGAAGCGGCCCTGGCTCTGGATCCCGCCGGGATTGGCGATCTTCATCACGGTCATGTCCATCAACATCTTCGGAGACGGCTTGCGGGACGCGCTCGATCCGAAGCAAAAGAGATAAGTGGAGGGTAGCTCATGAATGCACTGCTCGACATCCGGAATGTAAGCACTTATTTCTATACCGGGGAAGGCATCGTCAAAGCCGTCGATGATGTCAGCCTGCGCATCAAGGAAGGAGAGACGGTCTGCGTCGTCGGGGAATCGGGCTGCGGCAAAAGCGTGACCGCCATGTCGGTCATGGGGCTGCTTCCCGAGCCGTCAGGGCGAGTCGTCTCCGGCGAGATCCGCTTCGACGGCCAGGACATCAGGCAGTGGAGCAAGGAGCAGCTCCGGCGGCTGCGCGGCAACGAGATCGCCATCGTATTCCAGGAG contains the following coding sequences:
- a CDS encoding deoxyribonuclease IV gives rise to the protein MLKIGSHVSFSEKGLLTATKEAISYGSSSFMIYTGAPQNTRRKPIDKLFIEEGKELMNKHGIDEIVVHAPYIINLGSYKPQTFELAVSFLQDEIHRTDCIGVNNIVLHPGAYTDKDAEYGISRIAEGLNEVLRNTKETKVNIALETMAGKGTEVGRSFEEIAAIIDKVEDNGRLTVCLDTCHIHDAGYDIVNDLDGVLEEFDRVIGLGRIAVVHINDSKNPTGAGKDRHAPIGAGYLGFDAIRNVVQHEALLGRPFILETPWIGKDPKQQRPMYEAEIALLRGDAKERFGEEFWADVERMRHFFEKQDVHCREFVLETWNVLKNDAKAKKADPREPMERLYDMIVDAELLPDRTEEEINQRITAWYTGQAAE
- a CDS encoding DUF2621 domain-containing protein gives rise to the protein MNSIAFWTFVLLGLMAIGGFFMFRKFLKVLPKSDGMSKLDWQNYWVERSRDLWTEDTKAFLDMLVAPVPKPFRDIARHSIAAKIGEVAIESGADEVTREHCIKGYIMATPKRDYRSLVRYLDKNNIDYSPYQHLLNK
- a CDS encoding TIGR01777 family oxidoreductase, coding for MISGGTGLIGKALYKAWLEQGHEIIILSRSGTKLRAKETHPHIHVVSWSELENHPPSCSDVDVVVNLAGETISQRWTVTAKNRIVASRIVPARRLAEWAEQQPRKLPLLINASGSSGYGSSETVVFDEESPLAGQDFLSDVIRQWEAAADAIPAERRVKLRIAPVLSNDGGVFPLMRLPYKLGFGGKIGSGRQPFSWIHINDMVRLIDYAVQEPSLSGPVNASAPDAVTNDEFGRKLGAVYRRPHWFPAPAWAIKLALGEMSMLILEGQRVYPAAALNAGFTFRYGQLDEALQALRDE
- a CDS encoding ABC transporter substrate-binding protein, giving the protein MAKLIRTLVLLSLIGGLLAGCGAQPPAASGKESAAAAPVSTSVQHLGTDVIPASDISKLPEAAKKRSDTFVAGLIEPSGAFTPHFHQSGYDGNVASVLFAPLVTVDKTGLPIPLLAEKWEISPDQLTYTYTLRKGLKFSDGSPLTADDVAFTLTILHDKSYDGGTDIFQTHIKGGLAYKEGKADTIEGIRVIDPLTIEITTEQVNATALLTLGGMVLSKAYYGKDYVPGHLDYIRELHAKPVGAGPYKLEKHLPGQEIRFIANEHYFAGKPQVERFIYKTTEGDTFQFLETGEQDFASFAATQDNLEKLQRLGFVNLQLNTSSAYGYIAFNHHKPYLKDKKVRQALIYGLDRKTIVEGVSQGSAQVANVPVAPTSWAYTEEGINPYDYDPDKAKQLLEEAGWKAGAQGIREKDGQKLVIRYLSSKSKNSDAFIAIAKENYEAIGIRFEPEQFADFNSLRAKVEGGDYDLASFSTPMIIDPAYGVADFSTEEAEGYSNPTVDKLIQEGLGILDTEKRKEIYKKLFQELNEDPPYIFYSYSKLLYAYNARVQGLEPNPYRGIATSLPSIRIE
- a CDS encoding ABC transporter permease, translating into MGTYLLRRTLYMLLTLLGASVLIFALYALTPGDFVDNDMNLTQARKLELKEMYGLNKPIIERYLIWIGNVLKGDFGYSLQHQQPITTLFSQYIWNSFLLAAASTFLTWFIAVIIGVLSAYKQYSWFDRIVTISIFAAMSVPVFFIGLFLIKLLAVDAKLLPPGGMITTGSNATGLAYIMEVAHHMFLPVMVMTLLGTGGLTRYFRTHMLEAMKQDYVRTARAKGMKERVILYRHALRNAMLPAITLIGFELPGLFGGSLILEKIFNWPGIGQLYMQSFTMRDYPLLMGFTMLIAILTVIGTLLSDLLYRVADPRVRL
- the opp4C gene encoding oligopeptide ABC transporter permease codes for the protein MTNLSVTGKLSRRRSVAQPAARPSLWRQSLQRLQRNKLALSGLAVIAFMFTACFIGPLFSPYAAGKVNLAVMNQAPSAAHWLGTDHLGRDVLTRLLQAGRISLTVGLASMVLSVIIGTVLGAIAGYYRGVVDQLIMRTADLLMTIPGLPLLFIIGAILSEWKVPTDYRLYIVMLMLSLVGWPGLARLVRGELLSLRERDFMQAAEALGLNDRRKLFHHLLPNLFPLLIVVATLSTGGAILSESVLSYFGLGVMPPTPTWGNMIDAANSIIDFEKRPWLWIPPGLAIFITVMSINIFGDGLRDALDPKQKR